TCCAGTGCTCAATTGGGCTGTGAAGTCGAAGCAGAGTGGATCTCAACGCCAGATTGCGATCGCTCCAAGTTGGCGACCTATGCGGGTATCTGGGTTGCACCCGGTAGCCCTTACAGAGCGATGGAGAAGTTGCTGGATGTCATTCGTTATGCCCGTGAAAACCAGATCCCCTGCTTGGGAACCTGTGGTGGATTTCAGCACATGATCCTGGAATATGCCCGCAATGTACTTGGGTTTCAGGAGGCTCAAAGCCAGGAGAATGATCCCTATGCCTCGCATCTGTTTATCTCAAAACTTGATTGCTCACTAGCAGGGCGCGAGATGCAATTGACCTTTACCAAAGGCTCGCAAATTGCCACGATTTATGGTTCGTTAACCGCTGTTGAACGCTATTACTGCAACTTTGGTGTGAATCCAGATTATGTGCCGCAGTTAAAGAGCCAGTCTTTGCAGATCACAGGTTCAGACAGTGAAGGCGAGGTGAGAGTGATTGAGCTTCCTGGTCATCCCTTTTTCATTGGCACGTTGTTTGTTCCACAAGCGCGATCGACGGTTGAGTTACCGCATCCGATTGTGACCGCATTCCTGAAAACTGTTCTTTAAGCTCTCCGGCTTCTCGAAAAAATTAGGGATCTAAAGGGTGATGGCGGGAACGCTAAGCGTAATTTCCTCTCGCTAAAGCCTCTCATGCCACGTTGCACTCTTAGCTTTCAGCCCGGTTATTACTACCACCTCTACAATCGAGGGAGTAACCGACAAAATATCTTTTTTGAGCGTGAGAATTATCTCTATTTTTTGCGATTGCTGCGTCGTTATTTGGTCGAGCAAATTATTGAGATTTTGGCTTATTGTTTGATGCCAAACCACTATCATCTGTTGGTGTATTGCAAAACGGAGCGTGTCACCGAAGGAATGCGATCGCTCTCACTGGCGTATACCAAGGCGATCAATTGTCGTTACAACCGAGTTGGAACCATCTTTCAAAGACAATATCAAGCTACCTGGGTTGATCGAGAGGTGTACCTTCATCATTTGGTGCAATACATTCATTTCAATCCGGTAAAAGCTGAGATGGTGAGGACTCCAGAGGAATGGGAGTTTTCCAGTTATCGTGACTATGCAGGACTACGGAATGGCACCTTGCCGCAAACACAAATGATTCGAGAGTTATTCGGCTCAGAGTTGGCGTATCAATCGTTTTTAACGCAACAACAATTGTCATCAATGGCGGTGGTGCGATCGCTCATGTTAGATGAGTGAGGCTTTTCAGATCTCCAACTTCTGCCAGAAGTTGGAGATCTAGGGTTTGCTACAGCTTACAAGTCTCAACGCGAGAGAAGAGATCCCAGCCCCACGAACCCAAATCCAGCAACGAAACCCAATCCTCTATCACAGGTAATTCTCCAGAAGGGGAAAATGAAAGGTTCTTCTTGAGGTCACGGTAGCTTACATAATTTCCCTCTATGCGCCATCCGACACGATCGCAAAACTTCTCCCAGATTTCGTTACCAGGATATTCGCCATCTAATTCAGCACCGCACTCGACGTAAATTTGCTTTTGCACACTAAAGCCAAACTTACCGTTACTGTATTTAACCCAGAGGCAATCGATTGTCTTTAGGTCAACACAGGGGAAGTTCAACAAGTCTCGGCTTTTAACCTGCCACCATCCTTTCTTACCGATGGCTTGCAGCATTCGCTTGGTGGTTTCCTGATCTGCTTCTTTCCAATCCCCTGCTTGCAGCAAATCGCGCAAGTAAGCATAGTCAACCCCTTTCTTAGATTCCAAAGGGATGTTATCACTGGATAGAATCCCCCTAACCCCCCTTATCAAGGGAGGTGCCGCAGGCGGGGGGATCTTTACGGCAGAAGGTGGTTTTGTCGTGATGGGGTTTGGTGCGACCTCGGCAATCACGCGATCGCTCAGTGTCTTAACCTCTTCGTCGTTCAGGTTCAACGTCTTTTGCAATCGCTCCAATCGACTCTGAGCCGCTTTGCTCAACGGATATTCCTGTTGCAGCATCGCACTCAAGGTTTGGGCATAGGTCTGATAGGGCTTGAGCGTATCTTGCTCGATCACCCCTGCCTGTTC
The window above is part of the Oscillatoria sp. FACHB-1407 genome. Proteins encoded here:
- a CDS encoding CTP synthase C-terminal region-related (seleno)protein — translated: MSRIAILGEYDPTFEPHIATDRAIAHSSAQLGCEVEAEWISTPDCDRSKLATYAGIWVAPGSPYRAMEKLLDVIRYARENQIPCLGTCGGFQHMILEYARNVLGFQEAQSQENDPYASHLFISKLDCSLAGREMQLTFTKGSQIATIYGSLTAVERYYCNFGVNPDYVPQLKSQSLQITGSDSEGEVRVIELPGHPFFIGTLFVPQARSTVELPHPIVTAFLKTVL
- a CDS encoding transposase: MPRCTLSFQPGYYYHLYNRGSNRQNIFFERENYLYFLRLLRRYLVEQIIEILAYCLMPNHYHLLVYCKTERVTEGMRSLSLAYTKAINCRYNRVGTIFQRQYQATWVDREVYLHHLVQYIHFNPVKAEMVRTPEEWEFSSYRDYAGLRNGTLPQTQMIRELFGSELAYQSFLTQQQLSSMAVVRSLMLDE
- a CDS encoding GUN4 domain-containing protein, which translates into the protein MSVPFLGGFTIDQAVTIQISNLFHSRSITLGMSEAIALFFSYSHKDEALRDKLAEHLKILERQGVISSWHDRQIGAGSEWATEIETNLNQADIILLLISASFLSSDYCWGIELQRAMERHESGSACVIPVILRPVDWSGAPFGKLQAFPKDAKPITRWDDQDEAMMNVAQGIRAAAEQLRALRQQQRVTGDTVAPSPEDPTTQEIRQSGQGESHYRDEVRHCICEDGGMISPVSRVYLDGLRDSLKLSAEQAGVIEQDTLKPYQTYAQTLSAMLQQEYPLSKAAQSRLERLQKTLNLNDEEVKTLSDRVIAEVAPNPITTKPPSAVKIPPPAAPPLIRGVRGILSSDNIPLESKKGVDYAYLRDLLQAGDWKEADQETTKRMLQAIGKKGWWQVKSRDLLNFPCVDLKTIDCLWVKYSNGKFGFSVQKQIYVECGAELDGEYPGNEIWEKFCDRVGWRIEGNYVSYRDLKKNLSFSPSGELPVIEDWVSLLDLGSWGWDLFSRVETCKL